The following coding sequences lie in one Myxococcaceae bacterium JPH2 genomic window:
- a CDS encoding NAD-dependent epimerase/dehydratase family protein has protein sequence MDVLVTGATGLIGNAIAHRLAARGDRVRALVRDPVKAARLLPGDVELVRGDITEPTSLPSALRGVECVFHAAGMPEQWLRDERLFDQVNRQGTVHVLQAALDAGVRRVVYTSTMDVFAAPRGGVVVETNLDTAPKPTAYERSKQAAEREAEVIRQRGLDVVYVNPAAVYGPSPVHVAINSLFLQVLNRQAPVLPPGGVSVVYVDGVTDVHLAAAERGVNGERYLVADTHVSPAAFAEAILQAAGTGRRPPPTAPAFLLHALAGISAPLARGFGFTPLIAPGQLSFLLWDAHVDASKARRELGFQPTSLTEGVARTVAFLRQEGLVPAR, from the coding sequence ATGGACGTGCTCGTCACCGGGGCCACCGGCCTCATTGGAAACGCCATCGCCCACCGGCTCGCCGCGCGAGGAGACCGGGTGCGCGCGCTCGTGAGGGACCCGGTGAAGGCCGCGCGGCTGCTGCCTGGCGACGTGGAGCTGGTGCGCGGTGACATCACCGAGCCCACCTCGCTGCCCTCGGCCCTGCGGGGCGTGGAGTGTGTCTTCCACGCGGCGGGCATGCCCGAGCAGTGGCTGCGCGACGAGCGCCTCTTCGACCAGGTCAACCGACAGGGCACGGTCCACGTGCTCCAAGCCGCGCTCGACGCTGGCGTGCGTCGCGTCGTCTACACGTCCACCATGGACGTGTTCGCCGCCCCGCGCGGTGGCGTCGTCGTGGAGACGAACCTCGACACCGCGCCCAAGCCCACCGCCTACGAGCGCTCCAAGCAGGCCGCGGAGCGCGAGGCCGAGGTGATTCGCCAGCGCGGACTCGACGTCGTCTACGTCAACCCGGCCGCGGTCTACGGCCCCAGCCCGGTCCACGTCGCCATCAACTCGCTGTTCCTCCAGGTCCTCAACCGACAGGCGCCGGTGCTGCCTCCGGGCGGCGTGTCCGTGGTCTACGTGGACGGCGTCACCGACGTGCACCTCGCCGCGGCGGAGCGGGGCGTGAACGGCGAGCGCTACCTCGTGGCCGACACGCACGTGAGCCCCGCGGCGTTCGCCGAGGCCATCCTCCAGGCCGCGGGCACCGGACGCCGTCCTCCGCCCACCGCGCCCGCGTTCCTCTTGCATGCGCTCGCGGGCATCTCGGCGCCGCTCGCGCGAGGCTTCGGCTTCACGCCGCTCATCGCGCCAGGACAGCTCTCGTTCCTGCTCTGGGATGCGCACGTGGACGCCAGCAAGGCCCGCCGCGAGCTGGGCTTCCAGCCCACGTCGCTCACCGAAGGCGTGGCCCGCACCGTCGCCTTCCTGCGCCAGGAAGGGCTCGTGCCCGCGCGCTGA
- a CDS encoding ABC transporter permease yields the protein MKALLRRASLRHLAKHPWLTALSLLGIALGVAVVVSIDLASGSALSAFERSTDLVAGRATHQLVGGTSGLPESVYTALRLRADAPLAAPVVEGTVQADLGDRRALTVLGVDPFAEAPFRDFASGGAVGNVTALLTRPGAVLLGERAARALGLSAGDTLPVTVAGTRRDLHVVALLTPRDERAARALESLVLMDVSSAQELLGQVGRLTRIDLRLTDGEAEAQRLTATLPPGVELTRPSARAGTVEQMTRAFRTNLTALSLLALVVGMFLIYNTMTFSVVQRRGQLGRLRAMGLTRGELFAMVLGEASVLALVGTTAGMLMGVLMARGLLGLVTQTINDLYFVVDARRLALTPFTLGKGLALGLGATLAAALVPAWEAARSTPVTTMRRSTLEDTSRRRAPGLALLGLGVLAVGVGLLAWPTQALTPAYAGLFAVLLGASLEVPWVTEKLTAGAARPLGALFGPLGRMAARGVTASLSRTAVALAALMVAVATTVGVGLMVSSFRGTVESWLEASLQADVFISPPSLVARRGDATLLPGLAEQVRATPGVETSSSIRVTQVRAQGVPTDLMAIDFAKGHRPYRLKEGDAERVWRELDASPDALLVSEPFGFHRDVHLGDTVTLATDRGPHAFHVVGVYFDYGSDVGTLLMPRATYTRWFDDRGVSGVALYAQPGQDVDALVSRVRERAAGTQALQVRANRVLRQTSMEVFDRTFTITQVLRLLAIAVAFVGVLSALMALQLERAREYAVLRAMGLTPGQLWGMVSLQTGLMGLLAGLFSVPLGGALAYVLVHVINQRSFGWTLRLTVSPGVLWQAVLLALVAAALAGLYPAWKMARARPALALREE from the coding sequence ATGAAGGCCCTGCTGCGGCGCGCGAGCCTGCGCCACCTGGCCAAGCATCCGTGGCTCACGGCGCTGTCGCTCTTGGGCATCGCGCTGGGCGTGGCCGTGGTGGTGTCCATCGACCTGGCGAGCGGCAGCGCGCTGAGCGCCTTCGAGCGCTCGACGGACCTGGTGGCGGGGCGAGCCACGCACCAGCTCGTGGGAGGCACGTCCGGGCTCCCCGAGAGCGTGTACACCGCGCTGCGCCTGCGCGCGGATGCGCCACTCGCCGCGCCCGTCGTCGAGGGCACCGTGCAGGCGGACCTGGGTGACCGCCGCGCGCTCACCGTGTTGGGCGTGGACCCTTTCGCGGAGGCTCCCTTCCGAGACTTCGCCAGCGGCGGCGCGGTGGGCAACGTGACCGCGCTCCTGACCCGACCCGGCGCGGTGCTGCTGGGCGAGCGCGCCGCGCGGGCGCTCGGCCTGAGCGCGGGCGACACGCTGCCGGTGACGGTGGCGGGCACGCGCCGAGACCTGCACGTGGTGGCGCTGCTGACGCCGCGAGACGAGCGCGCGGCGCGGGCGCTGGAGTCGCTCGTGCTGATGGATGTGTCCTCCGCGCAGGAGCTGCTCGGTCAGGTGGGCCGGCTGACGCGCATCGACCTGCGGCTGACGGACGGCGAGGCCGAGGCCCAGCGCCTGACGGCCACGCTGCCTCCAGGCGTGGAGCTGACACGGCCCTCGGCGCGCGCGGGCACGGTGGAGCAGATGACACGCGCGTTCCGCACCAACCTCACCGCGCTGTCCCTGCTGGCGCTCGTGGTGGGGATGTTCCTCATCTACAACACGATGACGTTCTCGGTGGTGCAGCGGCGCGGACAGCTCGGACGGCTGCGCGCCATGGGCCTCACGCGCGGCGAGCTGTTCGCGATGGTGCTGGGTGAGGCCTCCGTGCTCGCGCTGGTGGGCACCACGGCCGGCATGTTGATGGGCGTGCTGATGGCGCGAGGGCTGCTGGGGCTCGTCACGCAGACCATCAACGACCTGTACTTCGTGGTCGACGCGCGTCGGCTGGCGCTCACGCCCTTCACGCTGGGGAAGGGGCTGGCCTTGGGCCTGGGCGCCACCCTGGCGGCGGCGCTGGTGCCCGCGTGGGAAGCGGCGCGCTCGACGCCCGTGACGACGATGCGGCGCTCCACGTTGGAGGACACCTCACGCCGACGCGCGCCGGGGCTCGCGCTGCTGGGGCTGGGCGTGCTGGCCGTGGGCGTGGGGCTGCTCGCGTGGCCCACGCAGGCGCTGACTCCGGCCTATGCCGGCCTGTTCGCGGTGTTGCTCGGCGCGTCGTTGGAAGTGCCCTGGGTGACGGAGAAGCTGACAGCGGGCGCGGCGCGGCCGCTCGGGGCCCTCTTCGGTCCGCTGGGGCGCATGGCGGCGCGCGGGGTGACGGCGAGCCTGTCGCGCACCGCGGTGGCGCTCGCGGCGCTGATGGTGGCGGTGGCCACCACGGTGGGCGTGGGCCTGATGGTGTCCAGCTTCCGAGGCACGGTGGAGTCGTGGCTGGAGGCCTCGCTGCAAGCCGATGTGTTCATCTCGCCGCCGTCACTGGTCGCCCGACGCGGGGACGCCACGCTGTTGCCTGGATTGGCCGAGCAGGTGCGCGCGACGCCCGGCGTCGAGACGAGCAGCAGCATCCGCGTGACGCAGGTGCGCGCCCAAGGCGTGCCCACGGACCTGATGGCCATCGACTTCGCCAAGGGGCATCGGCCCTATCGCCTCAAGGAAGGAGACGCGGAGCGGGTGTGGCGCGAGCTGGATGCATCTCCCGACGCCCTGCTCGTCTCCGAGCCCTTCGGCTTCCACCGCGACGTGCACCTGGGTGACACGGTGACGTTGGCCACGGACCGAGGGCCGCATGCCTTCCACGTGGTGGGGGTGTACTTCGACTATGGCTCGGACGTGGGGACGCTGCTGATGCCCCGCGCCACCTATACGCGGTGGTTCGATGACCGAGGCGTCAGCGGCGTCGCGCTCTACGCGCAGCCGGGCCAGGACGTGGACGCGCTGGTGTCACGCGTTCGCGAGCGCGCGGCGGGCACCCAGGCGCTCCAGGTGCGCGCCAATCGGGTGCTGCGGCAGACCTCCATGGAGGTGTTCGACCGGACCTTCACCATCACCCAGGTGCTGCGGCTGCTCGCCATCGCCGTCGCCTTCGTCGGCGTGCTGAGCGCGCTCATGGCGCTGCAACTGGAGCGCGCGCGCGAGTACGCGGTGCTGCGCGCCATGGGGCTCACGCCTGGGCAGCTCTGGGGCATGGTGTCGTTGCAAACGGGGCTGATGGGCTTGTTGGCGGGACTGTTCTCCGTGCCGCTGGGAGGCGCGCTGGCGTACGTGCTGGTGCACGTCATCAATCAGCGCTCCTTCGGGTGGACGCTGCGGCTCACGGTTTCTCCAGGTGTGCTGTGGCAAGCGGTGCTGCTCGCGCTGGTGGCGGCGGCGCTGGCGGGCCTGTACCCGGCCTGGAAGATGGCGCGGGCGCGACCCGCGCTGGCGCTGCGAGAGGAGTAA
- the glpK gene encoding glycerol kinase GlpK encodes MAKAKHHVLALDQGTTGTHVSILDKQLRVVGRSYKEFTQHFPKPSWVEHDLDEIWATSEWCIAKALKDAGLTGRDIAAVGITNQRETTGLWMRDSGKPLGRAIVWQDRRTADICQALKAKGVEPRVREVTGLVLDPYFSGTKLTWMFEHIKGARARAEKGDVAFGTIDTWLVYKLTGGKAHVTDVSNASRTLLMDLRSLTWDDELRSLLGVPAACLPSIRASAEVYGTTRGMRSLPDGVPVAGMAGDQQAALFGQACFEPGESKCTYGTGAFLLMNTGTQPVRSTAGLITTVAWKLGNTTHYALEGSSFIAGAAVQWLRDGLRVIKKAPDVEALAASVKDTGDVVFVPALAGLGAPHWRPEARGLFAGIDRSTTVAHLARATLEGVALQIHDLADAMRRDSGRDIPVLKADGGAAANNLLMQYQADVLGTPVVRPRNLETTSLGAAFLGGLGAGVWDSPDAIRRAWKADKTFKPKMKAAQREQHLSKWRKAVERA; translated from the coding sequence ATGGCGAAGGCAAAGCACCACGTCCTGGCCCTGGACCAGGGCACCACCGGAACGCATGTCTCCATCCTCGACAAGCAGTTGCGCGTCGTGGGTCGCTCATACAAGGAATTCACCCAGCACTTCCCCAAGCCCTCTTGGGTGGAGCACGACCTGGATGAAATCTGGGCGACGAGCGAGTGGTGCATCGCGAAGGCGCTGAAGGACGCGGGCCTGACGGGACGGGACATCGCCGCGGTGGGCATCACCAACCAGCGCGAGACGACGGGCCTGTGGATGCGCGACAGCGGCAAGCCCCTGGGCCGCGCCATCGTCTGGCAGGACCGCCGCACCGCCGACATCTGCCAGGCGCTCAAGGCCAAGGGCGTGGAGCCGCGCGTGCGCGAGGTGACGGGGCTGGTGCTGGACCCGTACTTCTCCGGAACGAAGCTCACGTGGATGTTCGAGCACATCAAGGGCGCGCGCGCCCGCGCCGAGAAGGGCGACGTGGCCTTCGGCACCATCGACACGTGGCTCGTCTACAAGCTCACCGGCGGCAAGGCCCACGTGACGGACGTGTCCAACGCCAGCCGCACGCTGTTGATGGACCTGCGCTCGCTCACCTGGGATGACGAACTGCGCTCGCTGCTCGGGGTGCCCGCCGCGTGCTTGCCGAGCATCCGCGCCTCGGCCGAGGTGTATGGCACCACGCGCGGCATGCGGAGCCTGCCGGACGGCGTGCCGGTGGCGGGCATGGCGGGCGACCAGCAGGCGGCCCTCTTCGGACAAGCCTGCTTCGAGCCCGGCGAGTCCAAGTGCACGTACGGCACCGGCGCCTTCCTGTTGATGAACACGGGCACGCAGCCGGTGCGCTCCACCGCGGGCCTCATCACCACCGTGGCGTGGAAGCTGGGCAACACCACGCACTACGCGCTGGAGGGCAGCTCGTTCATCGCGGGCGCCGCCGTGCAGTGGCTGCGCGATGGCCTGCGCGTCATCAAGAAGGCCCCGGACGTGGAGGCGCTCGCGGCCAGCGTGAAGGACACGGGGGACGTGGTGTTCGTCCCCGCGCTGGCGGGTCTGGGCGCGCCGCACTGGCGGCCCGAGGCGCGAGGGCTCTTCGCCGGCATCGACCGCTCCACCACGGTGGCGCATCTGGCGCGCGCGACGTTGGAAGGCGTGGCGCTCCAGATTCATGACCTGGCGGACGCCATGCGGCGCGACAGCGGCCGGGACATCCCCGTGCTGAAGGCGGACGGCGGCGCGGCGGCCAACAACCTGCTCATGCAGTACCAGGCGGACGTGCTCGGCACGCCGGTGGTGCGCCCGCGCAACCTGGAGACCACGAGCCTGGGCGCGGCGTTCCTCGGCGGACTGGGCGCGGGGGTCTGGGACAGCCCGGACGCCATCCGCCGCGCGTGGAAGGCGGACAAGACCTTCAAGCCGAAGATGAAGGCCGCGCAGCGTGAGCAGCATCTGAGCAAGTGGCGCAAGGCGGTGGAGCGCGCATGA
- a CDS encoding ABC transporter ATP-binding protein produces the protein MTSPSEPAPLVELRDVTKSYEEGDSVREVLAGASLHLRRGEFVVLLGRSGSGKSTLLNLISGIDLPTRGEVRVEGRDLGRMSERERTLLRRERMGFIFQAFNLLPTLTVEENVRLPLELTGRTGASAHERAKTLLEHVGLAGRADSFPDRLSGGEQQRVAVARALAHAPPLLLADEPTGNLDETTGKRVLDLLEGLTREGQACALVVTHEPGLVARADRVLTMEAGRLVERPGGARREQP, from the coding sequence ATGACCTCTCCTTCCGAGCCCGCACCCCTCGTCGAGCTGCGTGACGTCACCAAGTCCTATGAGGAGGGTGACTCCGTAAGAGAGGTCCTCGCGGGCGCGTCGCTCCACCTGAGACGTGGTGAGTTCGTGGTGCTGCTCGGTCGCAGCGGCTCGGGCAAGTCGACGCTGCTCAACCTCATCAGCGGAATCGACCTGCCCACGCGCGGCGAGGTGCGCGTGGAGGGCCGCGACCTGGGACGGATGAGCGAGCGCGAGCGCACGCTGCTCCGCCGCGAGCGCATGGGCTTCATCTTCCAGGCCTTCAACCTGCTGCCGACGCTGACGGTTGAGGAGAACGTGCGCCTGCCGCTGGAGCTCACCGGACGCACCGGCGCGTCCGCCCACGAGCGGGCCAAGACGCTGCTGGAGCACGTGGGGCTGGCGGGCCGCGCGGACAGCTTTCCCGATCGACTGTCCGGCGGTGAGCAACAGCGCGTGGCCGTGGCCCGAGCCCTGGCGCACGCGCCGCCGCTGCTCTTGGCGGACGAGCCCACCGGCAACCTCGACGAGACCACCGGCAAGCGCGTGCTCGACCTGCTGGAAGGACTGACGCGCGAGGGGCAAGCCTGCGCGCTCGTCGTGACGCATGAGCCCGGGCTGGTGGCGCGCGCGGACCGGGTGCTGACGATGGAGGCGGGACGTCTGGTCGAGCGACCGGGCGGCGCGCGGCGGGAGCAGCCATGA
- a CDS encoding 4a-hydroxytetrahydrobiopterin dehydratase: MATDDLSLIAPAALASFLARHPDWKHEGGMIRRTYEAPDFLAGIAFVERVAHAAESANHHPDIDIRWRKVTLALVTHDAGGLTHRDTDLAAEADRLFAEVVRSK, from the coding sequence ATGGCCACCGACGACCTCTCGTTGATTGCTCCCGCCGCGCTGGCGTCCTTCCTCGCGCGGCATCCGGACTGGAAGCACGAGGGCGGGATGATCCGGCGCACCTACGAGGCGCCTGACTTCCTCGCCGGCATCGCCTTCGTGGAGCGCGTCGCGCACGCGGCCGAGTCCGCGAACCACCACCCGGACATCGACATCCGGTGGCGCAAGGTGACGCTGGCGCTCGTCACGCATGATGCTGGAGGACTCACGCACCGCGATACGGACCTCGCCGCCGAGGCGGACCGCCTCTTCGCGGAGGTGGTGCGCTCGAAGTGA
- a CDS encoding sigma-70 family RNA polymerase sigma factor: MTADRVAQLYRLYGPSIYARCQRVLGDGAAAEDATQETFMRVLRQLEKAPDTRTGLRYIYRVATHYCLNQLRDARLRPEPLAELPDLPTGINVERALLERDFAVRLMARLPEKLRAIVWLHYVDGLDQGEVARTLDVSRRTVVNRLADFHERVERFSRKDLT; this comes from the coding sequence ATGACCGCAGACCGAGTCGCCCAGCTCTATCGCCTCTACGGCCCGTCCATCTACGCCCGGTGCCAACGGGTGCTGGGGGATGGCGCCGCGGCCGAGGACGCCACGCAGGAGACCTTCATGCGCGTGCTGCGTCAGCTGGAGAAGGCGCCTGATACGCGCACCGGCCTGCGGTACATCTACCGGGTCGCCACGCATTACTGTCTCAACCAGCTCCGCGACGCGCGGCTCCGCCCCGAGCCCCTCGCCGAGCTGCCCGACCTGCCCACCGGCATCAACGTGGAGCGCGCGCTGCTGGAGCGCGACTTCGCGGTGAGGTTGATGGCGCGGCTGCCCGAGAAGCTGCGCGCCATTGTCTGGCTTCACTACGTGGACGGTCTCGACCAGGGCGAGGTGGCGCGTACGCTCGATGTCTCGCGGCGTACCGTGGTCAACCGGTTGGCGGACTTCCACGAGCGCGTCGAGCGCTTCTCGCGAAAGGACCTCACATGA
- a CDS encoding carotenoid 1,2-hydratase, whose translation MSQGRGLVIGTAVVLAGLAVAVVLVTREPDVAETARPRALTVAGVLGGTDGGADDFARALEPRPFHFPEDHGPHPEYRAEWWYWTGNLETADGRAFGYQFTLFRSALAAQAPARDSAWGSRQVFMGHFTLTDVSAGRFHAAERFSREAVGLAGATASPFHVWLQDWEVRGASDAEPWPMHLRAQADGVSLALTLEPGKAAVAQGDRGLSQKGPEKGNASYYYSFPRMPSRGTVTVGSESFTVTGDSWMDREWSTSALGTGQVGWDWFSLQFSDGSELMEYQLRREDGTADPFSSGLWIPPTGEPMRLTREDVKLDVLDTWRSPRGATYPSRWRVQVPKLRLDMTVTPKVADQELVLSFRYWEGAVSLEGTREGQPVKGHGYVELTGYADARVPGDTASR comes from the coding sequence GTGAGCCAGGGACGCGGACTCGTCATCGGGACGGCGGTGGTGCTGGCGGGGCTCGCGGTGGCGGTGGTCCTCGTCACGCGCGAGCCGGATGTCGCGGAGACAGCGCGCCCGCGCGCGCTCACCGTGGCGGGTGTCCTGGGTGGAACGGATGGGGGCGCGGACGACTTCGCGCGGGCGCTCGAACCCCGGCCCTTCCACTTTCCCGAGGACCACGGTCCCCACCCCGAGTACCGCGCCGAGTGGTGGTACTGGACCGGAAATCTGGAGACCGCCGACGGGCGCGCGTTCGGCTATCAGTTCACCCTCTTCCGCAGCGCGCTCGCGGCCCAGGCCCCCGCACGAGACTCCGCCTGGGGCTCGCGGCAGGTGTTCATGGGGCACTTCACGCTGACGGACGTGAGCGCGGGCCGCTTCCACGCCGCCGAGCGTTTCAGCCGAGAGGCCGTGGGGCTGGCCGGCGCCACCGCGAGCCCGTTCCATGTCTGGCTTCAGGACTGGGAGGTCCGTGGCGCGAGCGACGCGGAGCCGTGGCCCATGCACCTGCGCGCCCAAGCGGACGGCGTGTCCCTGGCGCTGACCTTGGAGCCGGGCAAGGCCGCGGTGGCGCAAGGAGACCGGGGACTCAGCCAGAAGGGTCCCGAGAAAGGCAACGCCTCGTACTACTACTCGTTTCCGCGCATGCCCTCGCGGGGCACCGTGACGGTGGGGAGCGAGTCGTTCACCGTGACGGGCGACAGTTGGATGGATCGCGAGTGGAGCACCAGCGCGCTCGGTACCGGGCAGGTGGGCTGGGACTGGTTCTCGCTCCAGTTCTCCGACGGGAGCGAGCTGATGGAGTACCAGCTCCGGCGCGAGGACGGCACGGCGGATCCATTCAGCTCGGGCTTGTGGATACCGCCCACGGGCGAGCCGATGCGGCTCACGCGCGAGGACGTGAAGCTCGACGTGCTGGACACGTGGCGCAGTCCACGCGGCGCCACGTATCCGTCGCGTTGGCGCGTGCAGGTGCCCAAGCTCCGCCTCGACATGACGGTGACGCCAAAGGTGGCCGACCAGGAGCTGGTGTTGAGCTTCCGCTACTGGGAGGGCGCCGTGTCGCTGGAGGGGACGCGCGAGGGCCAGCCCGTGAAGGGGCACGGCTACGTGGAACTCACCGGCTACGCGGACGCGCGCGTGCCTGGTGACACCGCGTCGCGATGA